Part of the Longimicrobium sp. genome, CAGCGTGGGGGGCACGTCGAGAGGAATCCCCATGGCGTCGTGGATGATCCGGACCACGGGCTGGTGCATCGCGTCGGGCCGGGTGCTGGGGGCCACCACCACGGCCAGCTCGTAGCTGTCCAGGATGACCAGCGACCCCACGGGGTAGATGCCGGTCATGCTGATGAACGCCTTCACGATCAGCGGGTCGAAGCCGCGCGCGTGGTTGTCGCGCATCTCGCGCAGCACCTTGTCCGCGGGCCACGGCTGCGCCTGGTAGCTGCGCTTGGTGGTGGCCGCGTCGAAGCCGTCGGCGATGGCCACGATGCGGCTGAACACCGTGGGGTTGCGCGGCCGGATGGAGCGCGGGTAGCCGCTCTGGTCCACCTTCATGTGGTGCTCGTACGCCATGAGCATGGCGCGCAGGGGCAGCTCGGCCAGGCCGCGCATCTCGAACAGCTGCATCAGCCCCTCGGCCGGGTGCTCCTTGAGCACGGCGAACTCGGGTTCCGTCAGCGGGCCGGCCTTGTTGATCAGGTCCACCGGCATGCGCACCTTGCCCACGTCGTGCAGGAGCGCGCCCAGCCCCAGCTCGTACAGCTGGCTCTTGTGGAACCCCAGCTTCTTGCCCAGGGCGACGGAGAAGATGCACACGTTCACCGAGTGGGTGAAGGTGTACTCGTCGTAGTCGCGCAGGCTGGTGAGGCCCATGATGCTGGCCTCGTTGCTCAGCACCTGGTCAACGATGGACTGCACGGCGCGCTTGACGGGGCGAAGGCTCACCCCGCGCCCCATCCGCAGCCCCGTCATCACCTCGCGGGCCACGGCCACCGTCTGCGCGTAGGCGCGCTTGGCCATGCGCCGCGCCTCGTCGTCGCGCGGGTCCGGCTCGCTTTCGCGGTCGGGCGCCACCGACAGGTGCACCACGGAGGTGCGCCCCAGCCGCTCCAGGAAGGTGCCGAAGGGGTCGTCGCCCCCCGGCGCGGTGTTCACCAGGGCCAGGAACGCCGTCCACTCGGGCGCCGTGACGCCGGCGGCCACCTCCAGCTCGCCGATGCCGTGCCCCGCCAGCGCCCGCCCCACCGCGCCGTAGGTGGCGTAGCTGTGAAGGTCGATGCGCAGCCGCAGGTCGTTCACGAAAAAGAAGTCGCCCACGAAGCGCAGCGTGATGTGCTCCTCTACCTCCAGCAGCTCCAGGGTGATGGACTCCAGCTCGCCCAGCGCGTTGACCACCGCCTGGTTTTCCAGCGGGTACAGCTGCAGCGACCGCAGCGCCGCGGCGATGGCGAACAGGAAGTCGCGGCCGCGGCGCTGCAGCCCGCGCTCGTCGCTGGGGGCGCCGCCCCCCGGAAAGGCGCGCGGCTCGGCGGAAAGGGCCTGCTCGGTCATGGCTGCTTGATCGCGCGAAGGGCGCGGCCCACGGCGCTGCGGACCACGGGGTCGGCGTCCGCCGCCGCGGCGGTCAGCGCCTTTTCGGCGGCCGGGTGGCGCACTCGCCCCAGCCCCAGCGCGGCGCAGGCCCTCATCTCTCCCGTCTCGCGCCGGCCCAGCCAGCTCTTGCCGTTGAGAACGCGGTCCAGCAGCGCGACGGATTCTGCCCCGGCGAGTGCCCCGTACGCCTCGAAAAAGGCGATGCGCTCCGTGAGCTCCGACTCGCGCAGGCGGCGCGAGTCCAGCACCTGCTCCAGCCGCGCGCGGGCGGGGGCCCAGCGCAGGGCCGCCAGCGCGCGGGCCGCGGCCACCCGCACGTCGCGGTCGGCATCTTCCAGCACCGTTTCCAGCGCGCCGCTCCCCGTGGGCGAGCGAAGCTCCTGCAGCGCCTCGACGGCGGCCAGCCGCACGCGGGCGTCGGCGTGGGCCAGCAGCCCCGCCAGGTCCGGCCCGCCCTCCACCACCTTCAGCCGGCCGATCAGCCGCGCGGCCCCGGCGGCCACGTCGGGGTCGGCGGCGGCGGCCAGGGGGCGCAGCGCCTGGGGGGTGATGGAGGCCAGCCGCTCGGCCGCGCCCAGCAGCGCGGTGCGCGAACCGGGGGTGGCGCTGCACTCGCCCGCCTTCAGCAGGGGGCCCAGCGCCTCGGGGGGAAAGAACGCCAGCAGCGCGGAAAGCTGCTCGCGGTCCAGCGTTTCGCCCTCCTGCTCCACGATGCGCGCCAGCTCCCCCACCGTTTCCGCCTGGGCCAGCTGCGAGAACAGCCCCCGCATGGCCCGCAGCACCGCCGGGCCGAAGCGTCCCGCGGTGGCGGTCTTCACCAGCTCCGCGAGCATGTACGCCGCCGTGCCCAGCCGCGCCGCCCCCAGCAGGGTGGGGAGGATGTCGCCGCAGATGCCGATCACCTGCTTCTGGCGCTCCGGCGTCCCGTCGTCCAGCCGGTCGAAGAGGGCGTTCAGGACGTCGGTCCACAGGTCGCGCCCCATCTCGCGATGCAGCTCCGCCTCCAGGCGGCGCATCTCGCCCTCGTCCAGGAAGTACAGCGCCTCCTGGAAGTCCTCGGTCGAAACGCTGCGGGCCGGCTCGGGGTCTTCGCGCGGGGGGCGCGACGCGCGCGCGGCCGTGCGGCCGGAGGCTTCGGGCGGCTTCACCCCCTCGCCCAGCGGCTCCACGTACCGGTAGCGCAGGCACGCCCAGTCGTGGTCCCAGAGCAGGGTCAGCAGGTCTTCTTCGTCGGCGCGCAGCCGGTGGGCGCGGGCCAGCAGCGACACGAAGCGGTCCAGGTC contains:
- a CDS encoding HD-GYP domain-containing protein, with amino-acid sequence MTEQALSAEPRAFPGGGAPSDERGLQRRGRDFLFAIAAALRSLQLYPLENQAVVNALGELESITLELLEVEEHITLRFVGDFFFVNDLRLRIDLHSYATYGAVGRALAGHGIGELEVAAGVTAPEWTAFLALVNTAPGGDDPFGTFLERLGRTSVVHLSVAPDRESEPDPRDDEARRMAKRAYAQTVAVAREVMTGLRMGRGVSLRPVKRAVQSIVDQVLSNEASIMGLTSLRDYDEYTFTHSVNVCIFSVALGKKLGFHKSQLYELGLGALLHDVGKVRMPVDLINKAGPLTEPEFAVLKEHPAEGLMQLFEMRGLAELPLRAMLMAYEHHMKVDQSGYPRSIRPRNPTVFSRIVAIADGFDAATTKRSYQAQPWPADKVLREMRDNHARGFDPLIVKAFISMTGIYPVGSLVILDSYELAVVVAPSTRPDAMHQPVVRIIHDAMGIPLDVPPTL
- a CDS encoding HEAT repeat domain-containing protein, with the translated sequence MTDTLLDPAPLAAAPHGDGDAAVRADVQEVVRGFAKALRTHLLYEGQSPSLDRFVESLRERMAGLWSRLPFLRVQIEEREILWEGAAAYVGEERDNLAFLLYRDGIRELSFQPGFEGDDLDRFVSLLARAHRLRADEEDLLTLLWDHDWACLRYRYVEPLGEGVKPPEASGRTAARASRPPREDPEPARSVSTEDFQEALYFLDEGEMRRLEAELHREMGRDLWTDVLNALFDRLDDGTPERQKQVIGICGDILPTLLGAARLGTAAYMLAELVKTATAGRFGPAVLRAMRGLFSQLAQAETVGELARIVEQEGETLDREQLSALLAFFPPEALGPLLKAGECSATPGSRTALLGAAERLASITPQALRPLAAAADPDVAAGAARLIGRLKVVEGGPDLAGLLAHADARVRLAAVEALQELRSPTGSGALETVLEDADRDVRVAAARALAALRWAPARARLEQVLDSRRLRESELTERIAFFEAYGALAGAESVALLDRVLNGKSWLGRRETGEMRACAALGLGRVRHPAAEKALTAAAADADPVVRSAVGRALRAIKQP